Proteins co-encoded in one Diaminobutyricimonas sp. LJ205 genomic window:
- a CDS encoding ATP-binding cassette domain-containing protein, with amino-acid sequence MIDFVDVRMTYNDTVVLGPVTGSIARGGITALVGPNGAGKSTLLGIIGRLIEPGSGTVTVGGLDVRASDARELARTLSILRQENQVSARLTVRDLVGFGRFPHCQGRLRAEDHAQVASSLEFLNLTPLADRFIDELSGGQRQRAFVAMVLAQDTEYVLLDEPLNSMDMKHAVLMMRQLRRAADELGKTIVLVVHDINIAAAYSDRIVALCEGQIAGSGTPAEIMREDVLSRVFDTPVRVFDVDGQPTAVYTR; translated from the coding sequence GTGATCGACTTCGTCGACGTCCGCATGACCTACAACGACACCGTCGTGCTCGGGCCGGTCACCGGTTCGATCGCCCGCGGCGGGATCACCGCCCTCGTCGGCCCGAACGGCGCAGGCAAGTCGACGCTGCTCGGCATCATCGGCCGGCTGATCGAGCCCGGGAGCGGCACGGTCACCGTCGGCGGGCTGGATGTTCGGGCATCCGACGCCCGTGAACTGGCTCGCACGCTGTCAATCCTTCGCCAGGAGAACCAGGTGTCCGCGCGGTTGACCGTGCGTGACCTGGTCGGTTTCGGCCGGTTCCCGCACTGCCAGGGCCGGTTGCGCGCCGAGGACCACGCCCAGGTGGCGAGTTCGCTCGAGTTCTTGAACCTGACCCCGCTGGCCGACCGGTTCATCGATGAACTGTCGGGCGGGCAACGCCAGCGCGCGTTCGTGGCGATGGTGCTCGCGCAGGACACCGAGTACGTGCTGCTGGACGAGCCGCTGAACAGCATGGACATGAAGCATGCAGTGCTGATGATGCGGCAGCTGCGCCGGGCTGCCGACGAACTCGGCAAGACCATCGTGCTCGTCGTGCACGACATCAACATCGCCGCGGCCTACTCCGACCGCATCGTCGCGCTCTGCGAGGGCCAGATCGCAGGATCGGGCACGCCGGCGGAAATCATGCGGGAGGACGTGCTCAGCCGCGTGTTCGACACCCCGGTGCGGGTGTTCGACGTCGACGGCCAGCCAACGGCGGTCTACACACGCTGA
- a CDS encoding MFS transporter, which yields MSDDAPKTPVRPSRLPRAARPFLESQYRILMGALTLSLFGAGMWLVAVVWQVIELDGGPIELSIVATGSAVGLVAAVLFGGVAADRIPQRRIMVAVEATKTASIATGAVLALTGTLEIWHLALISFVLGVADGFFYPAYSALLPGILPADQLLVANGVEGMLRPVIMQAAGPAVASAAISAFSPGLTFALVASSQLLAVIGLSLMKPTPLRSTRGEAVPQHPVMLVLKDMRDGFVYMVKTPWLLGTLVFACLLILVIMGPIEVLLPFAVKDQANGGPEGFALALAAFGIGGAAGSMLVASVRLPRRYLTIMNLAWGVGCLPLAIIGYTSQLWLMVIALFIVGFTFSAGSVIWGTLLQRRVPAALLGRVSSLDFFVSLALMPISMAIAGPIGLAIGLGPAFLIAGVIPTFLAIGAILLFRMHRDELEHPLDASTEHAGQAEAAAS from the coding sequence GTGTCGGATGACGCCCCTAAGACTCCCGTTCGCCCCAGCCGCCTGCCCCGCGCCGCGCGCCCATTCCTGGAATCGCAATACCGCATCCTGATGGGTGCCCTCACCCTGTCGCTGTTCGGCGCGGGAATGTGGCTGGTCGCCGTCGTCTGGCAGGTCATCGAGCTGGATGGCGGACCGATCGAACTCTCGATCGTCGCCACCGGCTCGGCGGTCGGCCTGGTCGCCGCGGTGCTCTTCGGCGGGGTCGCCGCCGACCGCATCCCGCAACGACGGATCATGGTCGCCGTCGAAGCGACCAAGACGGCGAGCATCGCCACCGGCGCCGTGCTGGCTCTCACCGGCACCCTCGAAATCTGGCACCTCGCCCTGATCTCGTTCGTGCTCGGAGTCGCCGACGGGTTCTTCTACCCCGCATACTCGGCGCTGCTCCCTGGCATCCTGCCCGCGGACCAATTACTGGTCGCGAACGGCGTTGAGGGGATGCTGCGTCCGGTGATCATGCAGGCGGCCGGTCCGGCGGTGGCGAGCGCGGCGATCTCCGCGTTCTCACCCGGACTCACTTTCGCGCTCGTCGCGAGCTCGCAGCTCCTCGCCGTGATCGGGCTGAGCCTCATGAAGCCCACGCCCCTGCGCAGCACGCGCGGTGAGGCAGTACCCCAGCACCCGGTCATGCTGGTGCTGAAGGACATGCGCGACGGCTTCGTCTACATGGTGAAGACACCGTGGCTGCTGGGCACGCTCGTCTTTGCCTGCCTGCTCATCCTGGTCATCATGGGACCGATCGAGGTGCTGTTGCCGTTCGCGGTCAAGGATCAGGCCAACGGTGGCCCCGAAGGCTTCGCCCTAGCCCTCGCCGCGTTCGGCATCGGCGGTGCGGCCGGCTCGATGCTGGTGGCATCCGTCCGCCTGCCACGCCGCTACCTCACGATCATGAACCTGGCGTGGGGAGTCGGATGTCTCCCGCTCGCGATCATCGGCTACACCTCACAGCTCTGGCTGATGGTGATCGCTCTGTTCATCGTCGGGTTCACCTTCTCAGCCGGCAGCGTCATCTGGGGCACGCTGCTGCAACGCCGAGTCCCCGCGGCACTGCTCGGCCGGGTTTCGAGTCTCGACTTCTTCGTCTCGCTCGCGCTGATGCCGATCTCCATGGCGATCGCCGGCCCGATCGGGCTGGCGATCGGGCTCGGCCCCGCGTTCCTGATCGCCGGTGTCATTCCGACCTTCCTCGCGATCGGGGCGATTCTCCTGTTCCGGATGCATCGGGACGAACTGGAGCACCCATTGGATGCCTCGACTGAACACGCTGGACAGGCCGAGGCCGCGGCATCCTGA
- a CDS encoding VOC family protein, whose amino-acid sequence MLTHTQVFSSFSTDDIEAAKEFYGQKLGLKVADNQLGGIDITLASGGQVFVYPKDNHRPASFTVLHFGVEDVEKAVDELNSAGVQTKIYGDDELPDMPNDSKGIWRDENNLAMMAWFKDPAGNVLGLVGNNQEAIAAQEEMARRARQ is encoded by the coding sequence ATGCTTACACACACCCAGGTATTCAGCTCCTTCTCGACCGACGACATCGAGGCAGCGAAGGAGTTCTACGGACAGAAGCTCGGATTGAAGGTTGCCGACAATCAGCTCGGCGGAATCGACATCACCCTCGCGAGTGGCGGCCAGGTCTTCGTCTACCCGAAGGACAACCACCGGCCGGCCAGCTTCACGGTGCTGCACTTCGGCGTCGAAGACGTCGAGAAGGCGGTCGACGAGCTGAACTCGGCCGGCGTGCAGACCAAGATCTACGGCGACGACGAGCTACCTGACATGCCCAACGACTCCAAGGGCATCTGGCGCGACGAGAACAACCTGGCCATGATGGCCTGGTTTAAGGATCCTGCTGGCAACGTCCTCGGTCTGGTGGGCAACAACCAGGAGGCAATCGCGGCCCAGGAGGAAATGGCCCGACGCGCCCGGCAATAA
- a CDS encoding PspC domain-containing protein, producing MELRRPRRGRVIAGVCLAIANRFGWNPTTVRVLTLLSLLLPGPQILLYLVLWIVIPGEKR from the coding sequence ATGGAACTCAGAAGACCCCGTCGTGGCCGTGTCATCGCGGGCGTCTGCCTCGCGATCGCCAACCGGTTCGGCTGGAATCCCACTACCGTTCGCGTGCTGACCCTGCTCAGTCTGCTGCTGCCGGGGCCGCAGATCCTGCTGTACCTCGTCCTCTGGATCGTCATCCCCGGCGAGAAGCGCTGA
- a CDS encoding ABC transporter substrate-binding protein: MFDLKRPRLAVGVLAAGLALALTGCAASAAPAEESAASVTIETNNGPMEVPVEPLRVAALDNTSFATLEAFGVEPVALPKPLLPREGFNEWASDDEILDAGTHREPDLEAISEAAPDLIIGGYRFADFTDELEKIAPVVDVSPSDESEDGFVEGLKTQTTALGAIFNKADEAESLIAGLDEAIEAAATATDGESVFLANVSAGKIDNGAGRIGRLLEPLTLKDVFASEDLDSDSVHVDSGIAPETIAQANPDWMIVLDRDAATADGEVTPAKQVVAAQEAFTKTTFVTKDQIIYLDSYFYVTEGIQAYTDAFESIASAFNAA, translated from the coding sequence ATGTTCGATCTCAAACGTCCCCGGCTCGCTGTCGGTGTTCTGGCCGCTGGCCTCGCTCTGGCTCTGACCGGTTGCGCGGCTTCGGCTGCCCCGGCCGAAGAGTCCGCGGCATCCGTCACCATCGAGACGAACAACGGTCCCATGGAGGTGCCGGTCGAGCCGCTGCGCGTCGCCGCCCTCGACAACACGTCGTTCGCGACGCTGGAGGCGTTCGGTGTCGAACCGGTTGCGCTGCCGAAGCCGCTGCTGCCGCGCGAGGGATTCAACGAGTGGGCGTCGGATGACGAGATCCTCGACGCCGGCACCCACCGCGAGCCGGATCTGGAGGCGATCAGCGAAGCAGCGCCCGACCTGATCATCGGCGGCTACCGGTTCGCCGACTTCACCGACGAACTCGAGAAGATCGCCCCGGTCGTCGACGTGTCGCCGTCGGACGAGTCCGAGGACGGTTTCGTCGAGGGTCTGAAGACCCAGACCACCGCGCTCGGCGCCATCTTCAACAAGGCGGACGAGGCCGAGTCCCTGATCGCCGGCCTGGATGAAGCCATCGAGGCTGCGGCAACCGCGACCGACGGTGAGAGCGTCTTCCTTGCCAACGTCTCGGCCGGAAAGATCGACAACGGCGCCGGCCGTATCGGCCGCCTGCTGGAGCCGCTCACGCTCAAGGATGTCTTCGCATCCGAGGATCTCGACAGCGACTCCGTGCACGTCGACTCCGGAATCGCCCCCGAGACCATCGCCCAGGCGAACCCCGACTGGATGATCGTGCTCGATCGCGACGCTGCCACCGCAGATGGTGAGGTCACCCCTGCGAAGCAGGTCGTCGCCGCCCAGGAGGCGTTCACGAAAACCACCTTCGTGACCAAGGACCAGATCATCTACCTCGACTCGTACTTCTACGTGACCGAGGGGATCCAGGCCTATACCGACGCCTTCGAGAGCATCGCCTCGGCCTTCAACGCCGCCTGA
- a CDS encoding methyltransferase — translation MDTLIDRLRADLTAADFTVESLQALWGGQAEAALLRGHRVPALRALESQHSAAATLARLFVLGLPVDQEALARALPTVGVAGASELGLTSADRAGGDLAALDERSVRPLLDLRPYSFTDALGSGSWWIVSDLGELALGAELPEGHVLGVGGASMTLSGLMIQTPVQRVLDLGTGCGIQAMHASRHAEQVVATDISERALQLAALNARLNRIENIEFRLGSLYEPVAGERFDAIVSNPPFVITPRGEGVPEYEYRDGGLIGDGIVEAVIVGAADHLADGGIAQLLGNWEYRGSVHAFDRVRGWLDTAGLDGWVIERELQDAPLYAETWIRDGGTLPGAEFDTLYAAWLADFEARGVAQVGFGYVTLRRPQPGAPSLRRLERQHGPLGDNPAGLGRHLADCIAAWDAQTRLSDAELAASALTVATDATEERHYWPGDDDPTVMLLRQGGGFARTISLDTALAAVVGACDGTLSIAAICAAIGQLLDVDGGDVLRDVLPRVRDLIDNGILRLDGTDLDGHDND, via the coding sequence GTGGACACCCTCATCGATCGCCTCCGTGCCGACCTGACCGCAGCCGATTTCACCGTCGAGTCTCTGCAGGCGCTGTGGGGAGGCCAAGCCGAGGCTGCCCTCTTACGCGGGCACCGGGTGCCGGCCTTGCGCGCGCTGGAATCGCAGCACTCGGCAGCGGCCACCCTGGCGAGGTTGTTCGTGCTCGGGCTGCCGGTCGATCAGGAAGCGCTCGCCCGGGCGTTGCCCACCGTGGGCGTAGCCGGAGCGAGTGAACTCGGACTCACCTCCGCGGATCGGGCCGGCGGAGATCTCGCCGCTCTCGATGAACGATCGGTGCGGCCCCTGCTCGACCTGCGTCCGTACAGCTTCACGGACGCACTCGGCTCCGGGTCGTGGTGGATCGTCTCCGACCTCGGCGAGCTCGCCCTCGGTGCGGAGCTGCCCGAGGGGCACGTGCTCGGTGTTGGTGGGGCGTCGATGACACTCAGCGGCCTGATGATCCAGACCCCGGTTCAGCGGGTGCTCGACCTCGGCACCGGGTGCGGCATCCAGGCCATGCATGCATCCAGGCACGCCGAGCAGGTGGTCGCGACCGACATCTCTGAGCGGGCCCTTCAGCTTGCCGCACTGAACGCGCGGCTGAACCGGATCGAGAACATCGAGTTCCGGCTGGGCAGCCTGTACGAACCGGTTGCCGGGGAGCGGTTTGATGCCATCGTGTCCAACCCGCCGTTCGTGATCACGCCGCGCGGCGAGGGCGTCCCGGAATACGAATACAGGGACGGCGGGCTCATCGGCGACGGCATCGTCGAGGCGGTGATCGTCGGCGCCGCCGATCACCTCGCCGACGGGGGCATCGCGCAGCTGCTCGGCAACTGGGAGTATCGCGGCTCGGTGCACGCCTTCGACCGCGTGCGCGGCTGGCTCGACACGGCCGGCCTCGACGGCTGGGTGATCGAGCGTGAGTTGCAGGATGCTCCGCTCTACGCCGAAACCTGGATCAGGGATGGCGGAACCCTTCCGGGCGCCGAGTTCGACACTCTGTATGCGGCGTGGCTCGCCGACTTCGAAGCCCGCGGGGTCGCCCAGGTCGGCTTCGGCTACGTCACCCTGCGCCGCCCGCAGCCAGGCGCGCCCTCGCTGCGCCGGCTGGAACGGCAGCACGGGCCGCTCGGCGACAACCCCGCAGGCCTCGGCAGGCACCTCGCCGACTGCATCGCCGCGTGGGACGCGCAAACTCGGCTGAGCGACGCCGAGCTGGCGGCATCCGCACTCACCGTCGCCACCGATGCGACCGAGGAACGCCACTACTGGCCGGGCGACGACGATCCGACAGTGATGCTGCTCCGCCAGGGCGGCGGATTCGCGCGCACCATCAGCCTGGACACGGCACTCGCCGCGGTGGTCGGCGCCTGCGACGGCACCCTGAGCATCGCGGCAATCTGCGCGGCCATCGGCCAGCTGCTCGACGTCGACGGCGGCGACGTGCTGCGCGACGTGCTGCCCCGGGTGCGCGATCTCATCGACAACGGAATCCTCCGGCTCGATGGGACTGACCTGGACGGACACGACAATGACTGA
- a CDS encoding HNH endonuclease signature motif containing protein, which translates to MESVVDTFTGALAAVASTTTDLAAGLTVDTAMLAGLLQGLDDQQLLAAQRSTAESRRRLDACAALLAGEIAHRSRRDLGHTGLAQREGFRSPEALLQHTTGSTFRDAATMVQVGGMAHQSILDPTGDRGGDTPGGDSTGGTTPDGTACGPYGPDASRPWLRAVGAAVTAGTLSLEQARSIRTGLGEPRSEDTGIEITIADLTAAAEILLVEAAAGLDADRLFKRARELRDDLDEAGIRSREQAIHADRAIRRTRRPNGVHRYIIDPDLESAAFWDAVYDTLTSPRRGGPRFTSEADKAWAEGVATDPRSTEQYLHDAITELLRIGTAVDPTKPVIGPKPPAVRVLVSLGALEERTGHGWIEGTDTPVSIETVERVACTQGTIPIVFNDDGQVLNLGREQRLFSPKQRIALAARDGGCMDPDCDRPAAWTEAHHVKHWRRDEGNTDIADGILLCRYHHLLFHNNHWEIHYRDGHYWLIPPPDIDPEQTPRLMRSKSAALRDLQREQESEHPHDRGRARPPDHEQERERERDNELNRETGITDKKLDAQRERLPQLPRERERDDRRHQVDDADAPRNRGTG; encoded by the coding sequence ATGGAATCAGTCGTAGACACCTTCACCGGGGCCCTTGCCGCGGTAGCGTCTACGACCACCGATCTCGCCGCGGGACTGACCGTCGACACCGCGATGCTGGCTGGGCTGTTGCAGGGCCTGGACGACCAGCAATTGCTGGCCGCGCAACGATCGACGGCCGAGTCGCGGCGCCGGTTGGATGCCTGCGCGGCGTTGCTGGCCGGGGAGATCGCGCACCGCTCCCGCCGAGACCTCGGCCACACCGGGCTGGCGCAGCGTGAAGGTTTCCGCAGCCCGGAAGCCTTACTGCAACACACCACCGGGTCCACCTTCCGGGACGCCGCGACCATGGTCCAGGTCGGCGGGATGGCGCATCAGTCGATCCTCGACCCGACCGGCGACCGCGGCGGCGACACTCCCGGTGGCGATTCGACCGGCGGCACTACGCCCGACGGAACCGCCTGTGGCCCGTACGGACCGGATGCCTCCCGCCCATGGCTGCGCGCAGTGGGCGCCGCGGTCACCGCCGGCACCCTGTCTCTAGAACAAGCACGTTCGATCCGGACCGGGCTCGGCGAACCCCGCAGCGAAGACACCGGCATCGAGATCACCATTGCCGACCTCACCGCCGCTGCCGAGATTCTGCTGGTCGAGGCGGCGGCCGGCTTAGACGCGGACCGGCTGTTCAAACGAGCCCGGGAACTCCGCGACGACCTCGACGAGGCGGGGATCCGTAGCCGGGAACAGGCAATCCACGCCGACCGGGCGATCCGCCGGACCCGACGGCCGAACGGGGTGCACCGCTACATCATCGACCCGGACCTGGAATCCGCGGCCTTCTGGGACGCGGTTTACGACACCCTGACCTCCCCGCGCCGCGGCGGACCGCGCTTCACTAGCGAAGCCGACAAGGCGTGGGCGGAAGGCGTCGCCACCGACCCACGGAGCACCGAGCAATACCTGCACGACGCCATCACCGAACTGCTCCGCATCGGCACGGCCGTCGACCCGACGAAACCGGTCATCGGTCCCAAACCGCCCGCCGTCCGGGTGCTGGTCAGCCTCGGCGCCCTCGAAGAGCGCACCGGGCACGGCTGGATCGAAGGCACCGACACCCCGGTGTCGATCGAAACCGTGGAACGAGTTGCCTGCACGCAAGGCACCATCCCGATCGTATTCAACGACGACGGCCAAGTGCTCAACCTCGGCCGAGAACAACGTCTGTTCAGCCCCAAACAGCGGATCGCGCTGGCGGCCCGGGACGGCGGATGCATGGACCCCGACTGCGACCGCCCCGCCGCCTGGACCGAAGCTCACCACGTCAAGCACTGGCGGCGCGACGAGGGCAACACCGACATCGCCGACGGCATCCTGCTCTGCCGCTACCACCACCTGCTCTTCCACAACAATCACTGGGAGATCCACTACCGTGACGGCCACTACTGGCTGATCCCACCCCCGGACATCGACCCGGAACAGACTCCACGACTGATGCGCTCCAAGAGCGCAGCACTCCGCGACCTCCAACGAGAACAAGAAAGCGAGCACCCGCACGACCGCGGCCGCGCACGACCACCGGACCACGAACAGGAACGGGAACGGGAACGGGACAACGAACTAAACCGCGAGACGGGGATCACGGACAAGAAACTGGACGCCCAGCGGGAACGGCTACCTCAACTCCCCCGAGAACGAGAACGAGATGACCGTCGCCACCAGGTAGATGACGCAGATGCCCCCAGGAACCGCGGCACAGGGTGA
- a CDS encoding TetR/AcrR family transcriptional regulator, with the protein MSLARSTYHHGDLRDALIAAGLALARVGGPDAVGVREVTRQVGVSPSAAYRHFSDRQALLDAVSAAAQGLAADRMEQELLKVSTGSSGSTGSSGSSGSGSPGSSGSPGSSGSPGPSRSSGSPGTPASSAPSVAPATPAPSAARDRLRAVGVGYLAFAREEPGLFRVAFTVPHDLSEAVAPDKAGASGRTPFQLLSLALDELVAAGSLPASRRPGAELHAWSAVHGLGMLVIDGPLRGLTDEMVDAATVQLLDMVERGL; encoded by the coding sequence ATGTCCCTCGCCCGAAGCACCTACCACCACGGAGACCTGCGCGATGCGCTGATCGCCGCCGGGCTCGCGCTGGCGCGGGTCGGCGGACCGGACGCCGTGGGCGTCCGCGAGGTCACCCGCCAGGTCGGAGTGTCGCCCTCGGCTGCGTACCGCCACTTCTCGGACCGGCAGGCTTTGCTCGACGCCGTCTCCGCCGCCGCGCAGGGGCTCGCCGCGGATCGGATGGAGCAGGAGTTGCTGAAGGTTTCGACGGGTTCTTCGGGTTCGACTGGTTCTTCTGGTTCGTCAGGTTCCGGTTCGCCAGGTTCTTCCGGTTCGCCAGGTTCTTCCGGTTCGCCAGGTCCTTCCCGTTCGTCAGGTTCGCCCGGTACGCCCGCTTCCTCCGCTCCTTCAGTGGCTCCCGCTACTCCCGCTCCTTCAGCAGCTCGTGACCGTTTACGTGCGGTCGGTGTCGGCTATCTCGCGTTCGCTCGTGAGGAGCCTGGACTATTCCGAGTGGCATTCACGGTGCCCCACGATCTCAGTGAGGCTGTCGCGCCCGACAAGGCGGGGGCATCCGGTCGCACCCCATTCCAGTTGCTGTCGCTCGCGCTTGATGAATTGGTCGCTGCTGGATCCCTTCCAGCATCGCGGCGGCCCGGAGCGGAGCTGCACGCCTGGTCGGCGGTTCACGGGCTCGGGATGCTTGTGATCGACGGGCCGTTGCGCGGGCTGACCGATGAGATGGTGGATGCCGCCACGGTGCAGCTGCTCGACATGGTCGAGCGCGGGTTGTAG
- a CDS encoding ABC transporter permease gives MPSRTIIQTTSVVVVIALVAASLFVGGYNISLGNLFTDPAAAEMFLISRVPRTLALIFAALAMSISGVIMQLITQNRFVEPTTAGTSQWAGLGLLVMLIVFPEAPPMLRMVAATAFAFAGTAVFLAVLRRVAVRSSIIVPLVGIMLGAVVGAITTYLAGTFNLLQAMAAWRSGGFSGIVRGFYEPLWIVAIVAVVAFIVANRFTVVGLGRDLATNVGLNYDKVVLLGVTMVALSTGVSTVVVGFIPFLGLIVPNIVSMVRGDDMRSNLPWVAMIGVGLLLACDLIGRTIVAPMEIPASVVLGALGAAVFIVLVLKQRRTVSA, from the coding sequence GTGCCCTCTCGAACCATCATCCAGACGACCAGTGTCGTGGTCGTCATCGCGCTGGTCGCCGCCTCGCTGTTCGTCGGCGGGTACAACATCTCGCTCGGCAACCTGTTCACCGATCCTGCCGCGGCCGAGATGTTCTTAATCTCCCGGGTGCCGCGCACCCTCGCGCTGATCTTCGCGGCACTGGCGATGAGCATCTCCGGCGTGATCATGCAGCTCATCACCCAGAACCGTTTCGTTGAGCCGACCACCGCAGGCACCAGCCAGTGGGCCGGGCTCGGACTGCTGGTGATGCTGATCGTGTTCCCTGAGGCACCACCGATGCTGCGCATGGTCGCTGCGACGGCGTTCGCCTTCGCCGGCACGGCCGTCTTCCTTGCCGTGCTGCGCCGGGTCGCGGTGCGCTCCTCGATCATCGTCCCGCTGGTCGGCATCATGCTGGGCGCGGTGGTGGGCGCCATCACCACCTACCTGGCCGGCACCTTCAACCTGCTGCAGGCCATGGCGGCCTGGCGCTCTGGCGGATTCAGCGGCATCGTGCGCGGTTTCTACGAGCCGCTCTGGATCGTTGCGATCGTCGCCGTGGTCGCCTTCATCGTGGCGAACCGGTTCACCGTGGTCGGCCTCGGTCGAGACCTGGCCACGAACGTCGGGCTGAACTACGACAAGGTGGTGCTGCTCGGCGTCACCATGGTGGCGCTGTCGACCGGCGTCTCCACGGTCGTGGTCGGGTTCATCCCCTTCCTCGGGTTGATCGTGCCCAATATCGTCTCGATGGTCCGCGGCGACGACATGCGCTCGAACCTGCCCTGGGTGGCCATGATCGGAGTCGGACTGCTGCTGGCCTGCGACCTGATCGGCCGCACGATCGTGGCGCCGATGGAGATCCCGGCCTCGGTGGTGCTCGGCGCCCTCGGCGCCGCCGTGTTCATCGTGCTCGTGCTCAAGCAACGGAGGACAGTCAGTGCTTGA
- a CDS encoding iron chelate uptake ABC transporter family permease subunit — MLETVAVASASRMKRLTPGMRLVIVGVLVAIAIACFLLLFIRGGFWFSFERRATMLGAMTIAAFTQGVGTVVFHTITNNRILTPSIMGFDSLYALMQTVTVFIFGGAVLAETEGLPKLITQTVLMVIFATLLYRWLFSGRFGSLYLLLLVGVVFGLAFDSVSVFLQRLLNPTDYDLLSTRLFGRMSNVDDSYLPLAFGVCLVVGAVLWARRYRLDALLLGRDTATAIGVRHKREMTLMLILIAVLVAFSTALVGPMTFYGFVVALLAYQAAGTHRHAFVMPMAFLLGLLTLVGGQFIMEHVFSASGFLTVIIEFAGGIIFLILLLRKGTL; from the coding sequence GTGCTTGAGACTGTGGCCGTGGCATCCGCCAGCCGGATGAAGCGCCTGACACCGGGCATGCGACTCGTGATCGTCGGCGTGCTGGTCGCGATCGCCATCGCATGCTTTTTGCTGCTGTTCATTCGCGGCGGGTTCTGGTTCAGCTTCGAACGCCGGGCAACCATGCTCGGCGCGATGACAATCGCCGCGTTCACGCAGGGTGTCGGCACGGTGGTATTCCACACCATCACGAACAACCGCATCCTCACCCCGTCGATCATGGGCTTCGACTCGCTGTACGCGCTCATGCAGACCGTGACCGTGTTCATCTTCGGCGGCGCGGTACTCGCTGAGACCGAGGGGCTGCCGAAGCTGATCACCCAGACGGTGCTCATGGTGATCTTCGCAACGCTGCTGTACCGCTGGCTGTTCTCCGGCCGCTTCGGCAGCCTGTACCTGCTGCTGCTGGTCGGCGTCGTCTTCGGACTCGCATTCGACAGCGTGTCCGTGTTCCTGCAGCGGTTGCTCAACCCGACCGACTACGACCTGCTGTCGACGCGGCTGTTCGGACGGATGAGCAACGTGGACGACAGCTACCTGCCGCTCGCGTTCGGGGTCTGTCTGGTGGTTGGCGCGGTGCTCTGGGCGAGGCGGTACCGGCTGGATGCGTTGCTGCTCGGCCGGGATACGGCGACGGCGATCGGCGTGCGGCACAAGCGCGAGATGACCCTGATGCTGATCCTCATCGCGGTGCTGGTCGCCTTCTCGACCGCACTGGTCGGCCCGATGACCTTCTACGGCTTCGTCGTCGCGCTGCTCGCCTACCAGGCGGCGGGTACTCACCGGCACGCGTTTGTGATGCCGATGGCGTTCCTGCTCGGGCTGCTCACCCTGGTGGGCGGGCAGTTCATCATGGAGCACGTGTTCTCGGCATCCGGCTTCCTCACCGTGATCATCGAGTTCGCCGGCGGCATCATCTTCCTCATCCTGCTTCTTAGGAAGGGCACCCTGTGA
- a CDS encoding flavodoxin family protein, with amino-acid sequence MDTNLTAIALVCTLSPSPAESSSELLAQQLLDELGQHGVTGSVVRVVDHDVKPGVQTDMGDGDEWPAIREKVLAADILILSSPTWMGHPSSVAQRVLERLDAELSETDEQGRPILYDKVAVTAVVGNEDGAHKITADFMQALNDVGFSIPAQGGTYWNGEAMQKVDYKDLDSTPDVVVATNKSLAANAVHLARALKVSAYPKS; translated from the coding sequence ATGGATACCAATCTCACCGCCATCGCCTTGGTCTGCACGCTGTCGCCTTCGCCCGCCGAGTCGAGCAGCGAGCTGCTCGCGCAGCAGCTCCTGGACGAACTCGGACAACATGGCGTGACCGGCTCTGTTGTCCGGGTCGTTGATCACGATGTCAAGCCCGGAGTCCAGACCGACATGGGCGATGGCGACGAGTGGCCGGCGATCCGTGAGAAGGTCCTTGCCGCTGACATCCTGATCCTCAGTTCGCCGACCTGGATGGGGCACCCGTCCAGCGTTGCGCAACGGGTGCTGGAGCGTCTCGATGCGGAACTCTCCGAGACGGACGAGCAGGGTCGGCCGATCCTCTATGACAAGGTCGCGGTCACGGCCGTGGTCGGCAACGAGGACGGTGCCCACAAGATCACCGCGGACTTCATGCAGGCCCTCAATGATGTGGGCTTCAGCATTCCGGCGCAGGGTGGCACCTATTGGAACGGTGAGGCCATGCAAAAGGTCGATTACAAGGATTTGGACTCGACGCCGGATGTGGTGGTCGCAACGAACAAGTCCCTGGCGGCGAATGCGGTCCACCTGGCCCGGGCGCTCAAGGTTTCGGCATATCCGAAGTCCTGA